A genomic region of Anaerolineae bacterium contains the following coding sequences:
- a CDS encoding DASS family sodium-coupled anion symporter, with amino-acid sequence MATSSRLLVTNLVHSKGFTISLILLLGLFGYALAPSDLTPGNYSATVTLNLPDGVHTITQDFTLGSSAGQLKTTESIADPYTIRVSGRDQYAYRLGERITYQVEVTDNDGTPIVLPVEHASSIIRGPNYEQVLPPTDRASEALVFTMRVPFHARITTGLLFAVATIWLTEIVPLAAGALLIPVVIVVTGVTDTATVLQPFFHQIVVLFLAGFLMAEAMRRTGIDRLLALSILRRASTKPTYLMLSMMAITAFLSMWMSNTAAVAIIIPIALAILNKIPDSQAGGFHKALILGVAYAAAIGGIGSAIGTPANILAMTFLSEFVGVKLTFNDWFVYGLPLVVVMVPTIWIYLLLTFRVTARSELDRSVYIQELKELGPLNRSQKIIFAVFIVVVLLWLTENTHNIHASIIALAGALVLFFTEILHRDDLNRINWDALLTFGGGLSIGSLLVTTGVSDWIALQLIGLVNLPQIVVIFLIGVLTVAVGAFISNTACAAMLIPLAIPLARILQIDPRLLVVVVAIASSIDFALVVGTPPTMMAYSTGFFKTSEIFRRGIVLDFIGVALLTLGMIWVWRLFGAVSF; translated from the coding sequence ATGGCAACAAGTTCGCGGCTTTTGGTAACGAATCTCGTGCATAGCAAAGGGTTTACCATCAGCCTGATCCTCTTGCTAGGCCTCTTTGGCTATGCTCTGGCGCCGAGCGACCTGACGCCGGGAAACTACTCAGCCACAGTCACCCTGAACTTGCCGGATGGTGTCCATACCATTACACAGGATTTCACCCTCGGTAGCAGTGCCGGGCAACTGAAAACCACCGAAAGCATAGCCGATCCTTACACCATCCGTGTTAGTGGTCGCGACCAATATGCCTACAGGCTGGGCGAACGGATTACCTATCAGGTAGAGGTGACCGACAACGATGGCACCCCAATAGTTCTGCCTGTTGAGCACGCCAGTTCAATCATCCGCGGCCCCAACTACGAACAGGTGTTACCGCCAACAGATCGAGCCAGCGAAGCACTCGTTTTCACCATGCGCGTCCCTTTCCATGCGCGCATCACCACCGGCCTGCTCTTTGCAGTGGCCACCATCTGGCTGACCGAGATCGTCCCCCTTGCGGCGGGGGCGTTGCTGATTCCAGTCGTTATTGTGGTGACCGGCGTGACGGATACGGCTACCGTTTTGCAGCCATTCTTCCACCAGATTGTTGTGCTTTTTCTGGCTGGTTTCCTGATGGCCGAGGCAATGCGCCGCACCGGAATCGATCGTCTCCTGGCTCTGTCGATCTTGCGGCGGGCCAGCACCAAACCGACCTACCTGATGTTGTCAATGATGGCCATCACCGCCTTCCTTTCCATGTGGATGTCTAACACAGCAGCGGTTGCCATCATCATTCCTATCGCACTGGCCATCCTGAACAAGATACCGGATTCCCAAGCCGGCGGTTTCCACAAAGCCCTGATCCTGGGCGTGGCCTATGCTGCGGCCATCGGCGGAATCGGTTCAGCCATCGGCACACCTGCCAACATCCTGGCCATGACCTTCCTGAGCGAATTTGTGGGGGTCAAGCTGACGTTCAACGACTGGTTCGTCTATGGCCTGCCGTTGGTTGTGGTGATGGTTCCGACTATCTGGATCTATCTGCTCCTGACCTTCCGAGTCACGGCTCGTTCAGAACTGGATCGAAGTGTCTACATCCAGGAACTCAAAGAACTAGGCCCCCTGAACCGCTCTCAGAAAATCATCTTCGCCGTGTTTATCGTGGTCGTCCTGCTGTGGTTAACCGAAAATACACACAATATTCACGCCTCGATTATCGCCCTGGCTGGCGCCCTGGTCCTGTTCTTTACAGAAATCTTGCACCGCGACGATCTCAACCGGATCAACTGGGACGCCCTGCTCACGTTTGGCGGCGGCCTGTCCATCGGGAGCTTACTGGTGACCACGGGTGTCTCTGACTGGATAGCGCTTCAGCTGATCGGCCTGGTGAATCTGCCGCAGATCGTGGTGATCTTTCTGATCGGCGTATTGACCGTCGCGGTCGGCGCTTTCATCTCCAACACAGCCTGCGCAGCAATGCTTATCCCATTGGCCATCCCTCTGGCTCGCATTCTGCAGATCGATCCTCGTCTGCTGGTCGTTGTTGTGGCCATTGCCTCTTCGATCGATTTCGCCCTGGTGGTCGGCACGCCGCCAACCATGATGGCGTACTCAACCGGTTTCTTCAAAACCAGCGAAATCTTTCGCCGCGGGATCGTGCTCGATTTTATTGGAGTGGCGCTGCTTACCCTGGGCATGATCTGGGTCTGGCGGCTATTTGGTGCGGTGAGCTTCTGA
- a CDS encoding sugar transferase yields the protein MFFEPRPSRRRRPQFRISERRLLLRAGDVAATVAAVLIALFVWSLVDRRRPYTLAFILEESHWLVILPALWLLLASANDLYDLQLASSHIATLNRLLAVTLQLLVVYLIIFFLSPRDALPRLFILYYGAASFVLIAVWRLWRPYLMGWASEKRRALVVGADWGATTIIEAIEAYAPGQYQVIGIVSGDQDQGRLVAGVPVLGSGSEVLALARRYDVTELIIATPCELSGDLFQGVMDCYQQGISIVPMAILYERLTGRVPVQYVGKDWAIVLPIETASIFDPYPVLKRLLDIVMALSGLALFVPIFLVLVPAMRLDSPGPIFFRQERVGRGGRRFKVIKLRSMVPNAEQETGAVFAARNDPRITRVGRFLRRSRLDEVPQLWNVLRGEMSMIGPRPERPEFIDALTREIPFYRTRLAVQPGITGWAQVRYAYANSLEDHLIKLQYDLYYIRHRSLLLDLQIAIRTIGRMLSFAGQ from the coding sequence ATGTTCTTCGAACCGAGGCCATCCAGAAGACGCCGCCCGCAGTTTCGAATCTCAGAGCGGCGGTTGCTCCTGCGGGCGGGGGATGTGGCGGCGACGGTGGCCGCAGTGTTGATCGCGCTGTTTGTCTGGTCGCTGGTCGATCGCCGCCGCCCATACACACTGGCCTTCATTCTGGAAGAGTCACACTGGCTGGTGATCCTGCCCGCACTGTGGTTACTGCTGGCTTCTGCCAACGATCTGTATGATCTTCAACTGGCTTCAAGCCATATCGCGACTCTGAATCGCCTGCTGGCGGTTACCCTGCAACTGCTGGTTGTCTACCTGATCATCTTCTTCCTATCGCCCCGTGATGCTTTGCCACGCCTGTTCATCCTGTATTATGGTGCGGCCTCGTTTGTGCTGATCGCCGTGTGGCGGTTATGGCGTCCATACCTGATGGGTTGGGCCAGCGAAAAGCGCCGCGCCCTGGTGGTTGGCGCGGATTGGGGCGCTACGACCATCATCGAGGCAATCGAGGCTTATGCCCCCGGCCAGTATCAGGTCATCGGAATCGTCAGCGGGGATCAGGATCAGGGGCGATTGGTGGCCGGTGTGCCAGTGCTGGGTAGCGGCAGTGAGGTACTGGCCCTGGCCCGCCGTTATGATGTGACGGAACTGATTATCGCTACGCCATGCGAACTGAGTGGCGATCTATTTCAGGGCGTCATGGATTGCTACCAGCAGGGGATTTCCATTGTTCCCATGGCGATCCTGTATGAGCGGCTGACTGGACGAGTTCCGGTGCAGTACGTGGGCAAGGACTGGGCCATTGTCCTGCCGATCGAGACGGCCTCAATTTTTGACCCTTATCCAGTATTGAAGCGGCTGCTTGATATCGTTATGGCGCTGAGCGGGCTGGCTCTGTTTGTCCCGATCTTTCTTGTGCTGGTTCCCGCCATGCGGCTGGATTCGCCTGGTCCAATCTTTTTCCGGCAGGAGCGGGTTGGGCGGGGTGGACGCCGCTTCAAGGTGATCAAGCTACGCTCTATGGTTCCCAATGCCGAACAAGAGACTGGCGCTGTGTTTGCCGCCAGGAATGATCCCCGGATCACGCGGGTCGGGCGTTTCTTGCGTCGCAGCCGGTTGGACGAGGTTCCGCAGCTGTGGAACGTGCTGCGCGGCGAGATGAGCATGATCGGTCCACGCCCGGAACGCCCGGAATTCATCGACGCGCTGACGCGGGAAATCCCATTTTATCGGACTAGGCTGGCTGTACAGCCGGGAATTACCGGCTGGGCGCAGGTGCGTTACGCGTATGCCAATTCTTTGGAAGACCACCTGATCAAGCTGCAATACGATCTGTACTACATCCGGCACCGCTCGCTGCTGCTGGACCTGCAGATCGCGATCCGCACCATTGGTCGGATGCTCAGCTTCGCCGGGCAGTGA
- a CDS encoding carbohydrate ABC transporter permease translates to MPVRSKYQLGRLLLSGLQYTVLILMTLVMLIPFAWMFSTSLKTGEYILRTDFIPNPASLDSYRRLFEIMPMGRMVLNSVFITVVGTVGQILFAAMSAYAFARMKWRGRNTVFTLYLATMMIPYQVVVIPQFIMVSKLGWVNSYPALIAPSLFSAFATFLLRQAFLTIPNELEEAAVMDGANHLTIFWRVMLPLVKPVLATLTVFTFMSIWNAYLWPLFVARKQEFMTLPLGLATLQGSNESLTEWNLVMAGAVVTVLPILVIYLFAQEWFVQGAVISGIKG, encoded by the coding sequence ATGCCTGTGCGTTCCAAATACCAGCTCGGGCGGCTGTTGCTGAGTGGCCTACAGTATACGGTACTGATCCTCATGACTCTGGTAATGCTGATCCCGTTCGCGTGGATGTTCAGCACGTCGCTCAAGACTGGGGAGTACATTCTGCGGACAGATTTTATTCCTAACCCGGCCTCGCTGGACAGCTACCGTCGTCTGTTCGAGATTATGCCGATGGGCCGTATGGTTCTCAACAGCGTGTTCATTACGGTTGTTGGCACAGTCGGCCAAATTCTCTTTGCCGCCATGAGCGCCTACGCCTTCGCCCGGATGAAATGGCGGGGCCGGAACACCGTCTTCACCCTGTACCTGGCGACCATGATGATCCCATACCAGGTTGTGGTCATCCCGCAGTTCATTATGGTCAGCAAGCTGGGCTGGGTTAACTCCTATCCTGCCCTGATCGCCCCAAGTCTGTTTAGCGCGTTCGCCACCTTTCTGCTGCGACAGGCATTCCTGACTATCCCGAACGAGCTAGAAGAAGCAGCAGTCATGGATGGAGCAAACCATCTGACGATCTTTTGGCGGGTCATGCTGCCGCTGGTAAAGCCGGTGCTAGCGACGCTGACGGTCTTTACGTTCATGAGCATCTGGAACGCTTACCTGTGGCCATTGTTCGTGGCCCGTAAGCAGGAGTTCATGACCCTTCCTTTGGGCTTGGCCACGCTGCAGGGCAGCAACGAATCCCTGACAGAGTGGAATCTAGTCATGGCCGGTGCTGTGGTGACGGTGCTGCCTATTCTGGTGATCTACCTGTTCGCCCAGGAGTGGTTTGTGCAGGGAGCCGTTATCAGTGGCATCAAAGGCTAG
- a CDS encoding Lrp/AsnC family transcriptional regulator, whose amino-acid sequence MTETSKDLTLDDTDYRILELLQTNGRMSNADLARQLKLSPPAIHARLRRLENQGVIREYVTLLDWEQLGYDMLCFINVAIQVHQPQTVEQFRLAVKQMPEVLECHHVTGEYDYLLKVAVRNRKELERFVLDQLTPIPGIAKIYTSLVLREIKFSTAIPVGRPPGNQ is encoded by the coding sequence ATGACCGAAACTTCTAAAGATCTAACACTTGACGACACCGACTACCGCATCCTTGAGTTGCTGCAGACCAACGGGCGTATGAGCAATGCCGACCTTGCCCGGCAACTGAAGCTCTCACCTCCGGCCATCCATGCACGCTTGCGGCGCCTGGAAAATCAGGGGGTTATCCGCGAATACGTCACCCTGCTTGACTGGGAACAGCTGGGCTATGATATGCTGTGCTTCATCAACGTTGCCATTCAGGTGCACCAGCCACAGACAGTCGAACAGTTCCGCCTTGCCGTGAAGCAGATGCCTGAAGTGCTGGAATGCCACCATGTGACCGGCGAATACGACTATCTGCTCAAAGTGGCCGTCCGCAACCGGAAAGAGTTGGAACGTTTTGTGCTGGATCAACTCACGCCCATCCCCGGCATCGCCAAGATCTATACCAGTTTGGTACTCAGGGAAATCAAATTCTCAACAGCCATTCCCGTTGGACGACCGCCCGGTAACCAGTAA
- a CDS encoding sugar ABC transporter permease → MVGQSGVKRWVWVMLFLSPGLLGLLVFIVGPVIFSLGLTTFEWNLLTPPQFIGLQNYASLGQDPRFWAALEHTALYTVLYVPAVMAVAFMLALLLNQPLRGRAFFRMAFYVPVVSSWVAVSMMWRWIFNPQYGLMNFLLGLLGIQGPAWLFDPATALYAVVIASVWKDSGFSTVLFLAGLQGIPHEYQEAAQIDGANAFQRLRYITLPLITPTAFFVLITTLIGAFQVFDQMYLMPVEYAQRGTTVLVQLIVNNAFRYQRMGYAATLSWVLFAVIFAITVVQLRLQKRWVYYEL, encoded by the coding sequence ATGGTCGGTCAGAGTGGCGTCAAACGATGGGTATGGGTGATGCTCTTCCTGAGTCCGGGACTGCTGGGTTTACTCGTATTCATTGTCGGCCCAGTCATCTTTTCACTTGGGCTGACGACTTTCGAATGGAATCTGTTGACGCCCCCGCAGTTCATCGGCCTACAAAACTACGCTAGCCTGGGGCAAGACCCGCGCTTTTGGGCTGCGCTGGAACATACGGCGCTGTACACGGTGCTGTACGTCCCTGCGGTGATGGCCGTGGCCTTTATGCTGGCACTGCTGCTCAACCAACCATTGCGCGGACGGGCGTTCTTCCGGATGGCGTTTTACGTCCCAGTGGTCTCATCTTGGGTGGCGGTCTCCATGATGTGGCGCTGGATCTTCAACCCCCAGTACGGGCTGATGAACTTTCTGCTGGGGCTACTGGGTATACAGGGGCCAGCCTGGTTATTCGACCCGGCGACCGCTCTATACGCCGTAGTGATTGCCAGTGTGTGGAAGGATTCAGGCTTCTCTACAGTGCTGTTTCTGGCGGGTCTGCAGGGCATTCCTCACGAGTATCAAGAGGCGGCGCAGATTGATGGGGCGAACGCCTTCCAGCGCCTGCGCTATATCACTCTCCCGCTGATCACGCCGACCGCCTTTTTTGTGCTGATCACCACCCTGATCGGGGCCTTCCAGGTCTTTGACCAGATGTACCTGATGCCGGTGGAATACGCGCAGCGCGGCACGACTGTCCTGGTGCAATTGATTGTCAACAACGCCTTTCGCTACCAGCGGATGGGGTATGCAGCTACGCTGTCGTGGGTCCTCTTCGCGGTGATCTTCGCTATTACGGTTGTCCAGCTCCGACTGCAGAAGCGATGGGTGTACTACGAGCTATGA
- a CDS encoding ROK family transcriptional regulator: MNRNLVLNMIRRRGPLSRTRLTEISGLSVGAISQIVGELLDDGWIIEVGEGESTGGRPQILLRLNPTAGYAVGLKLMEDRMVCAVTNLEVSEQLYLEAPLTSRAPQDVVVAVSNAVRRAIVEAGITVKQVLGVGIGLAGVVNTRTGVVHYSPFFKWHELPIGDAIAAELNLPVFISNDVNTLTITEQLFGDGHDYENFAVVTVGRGIGMGIVLHNQLYEGGPGGAGELGHITLEVDGPQCDCGKRGCLEALAADPAVLRQVQAGWGAERRAITLTDVVAAAEAGDRVAQEALAASGRYIGRGLSTLVNMLCPALIIISGEGVIAGNYRLGPALDELRSHSFNGLFEHVRILVKPGDDRTWARGAAGLVVGKVFESPLVESARKIEV, encoded by the coding sequence ATGAATCGCAACCTTGTTCTCAATATGATTCGGCGTCGTGGCCCGCTATCCCGTACCAGGCTGACGGAAATCTCTGGACTCAGCGTTGGGGCGATCTCCCAGATTGTGGGCGAACTGCTGGATGATGGCTGGATCATCGAAGTAGGGGAGGGCGAATCTACCGGCGGGCGGCCCCAGATACTCCTTCGGCTCAATCCTACTGCGGGTTATGCTGTCGGCCTCAAGTTGATGGAAGACCGAATGGTTTGTGCTGTGACCAACCTGGAGGTCAGCGAGCAGCTTTATCTTGAGGCTCCGCTGACCAGCCGCGCACCACAGGACGTGGTTGTCGCTGTGAGCAATGCTGTGCGGCGCGCCATCGTTGAGGCCGGCATCACCGTCAAGCAGGTGCTGGGTGTGGGGATCGGCCTGGCAGGCGTGGTCAACACTCGAACTGGCGTAGTGCATTATTCCCCGTTTTTTAAGTGGCATGAACTGCCCATTGGCGATGCAATCGCCGCCGAACTCAATCTGCCTGTTTTCATTTCGAATGATGTTAATACGCTGACCATCACCGAGCAGCTTTTTGGCGATGGACACGATTACGAGAATTTTGCTGTGGTGACTGTTGGGCGTGGTATTGGCATGGGGATAGTGCTGCACAACCAGCTTTACGAGGGCGGCCCCGGTGGCGCAGGCGAATTGGGCCATATCACCCTGGAGGTGGATGGTCCTCAGTGCGATTGCGGCAAACGTGGCTGTCTTGAGGCGCTTGCCGCTGATCCTGCTGTCCTCCGCCAGGTTCAGGCGGGATGGGGAGCGGAGCGGCGGGCGATCACCCTTACAGACGTTGTGGCGGCGGCAGAAGCAGGCGATCGAGTGGCCCAGGAAGCACTGGCAGCCAGTGGACGTTATATTGGTCGCGGTCTTTCCACGCTGGTCAATATGCTTTGCCCGGCGTTGATCATCATCAGCGGTGAGGGCGTGATCGCGGGTAATTACCGGCTGGGACCGGCGCTTGACGAGCTTCGCTCTCATAGCTTCAATGGCCTGTTTGAGCATGTGCGTATTCTTGTCAAGCCGGGCGACGATCGCACCTGGGCGCGTGGCGCCGCGGGCCTGGTGGTAGGCAAGGTCTTTGAGTCGCCACTGGTGGAATCCGCGCGGAAGATCGAAGTCTGA
- a CDS encoding HEAT repeat domain-containing protein has translation MSEFRFDPISFLIGFVSSAILAAAVYRFRNTIGRLRRQASAGAESARRFATRTADARYQIDLGRYCQRYHIAGRLVKLSDILIEPRFIPGVEPYDTSGEHRMRNPFHVLPLIHRFPAAYAPFNIRTIGIPDLGAGDRHLALLGQPGSGRSAALAAIALWSLGDLQFEHAVDPLQASLEQEEARLEKKVRDARQAERSQIQARALERIARAQEEARATLTTSESRPDAVDLRRLMPILVHLGDVVIDPASQARLDPAEPLVQAMQHNLRRLTALTTPRYIYNRLSVGQALVLLDGLDDLPVAEQQAKLAWLGRFLKAYPDCVVIVAGPATGFHPLQELGLTPIFLRPWMNADIQRYAEKWATAWPRIAKARRRAMPPLDERAIRIVTTNARALTPLDLTGRILATYHQNSEDAGNLTRWDWYNHLVTSNFRLKEFENNRDLADAVLYAVALLAAQILTNGPLSVEQLRKAADEALRAAGKAEGSPSARPPLDPERFLRLLVVDSGLLIQRVGGQFDFAHPVLRAFLASVTLLASDSQPALQDVVTDPVWQTALPFAAAKAPTEVMNRAVVRKLSQQPDLLFQNLFDLAWWMADAPADAPWRGEVFKRFAAALITPAQFPVLREWTMAALVTTRDRNATLILRQALHSLDPQVRCLGCLGLGAFGDSEAIRELRPMMEDEELDVQLAAYLALAAIGTDRAIELLTEGLYDGQESLRQAIAESLAAFPVPGYALLHEAVRSEDMLMRRAAVFGLARINTPWALTDLYERMLEDDQWYVRSAAEQALGRTAIVGPTAATAHPPVEKLEWVNDWVAEQSQQAAPGEDARHMLITMLRTGGQGYRVASARTLGKLGYLPALPALYQILADEAELIRAAGYAALADLEVQLASPLPGVL, from the coding sequence ATGTCCGAATTCCGGTTTGACCCGATCTCCTTTCTGATCGGCTTTGTTAGCAGTGCGATTCTGGCCGCTGCCGTCTACCGCTTCCGCAACACTATCGGTCGTCTGCGGCGCCAGGCCAGCGCCGGCGCGGAAAGCGCTCGCCGCTTTGCCACACGCACCGCTGATGCCCGCTACCAGATTGATCTGGGCCGCTACTGCCAGCGTTACCATATCGCCGGTCGTCTGGTCAAACTGAGCGACATCCTGATCGAGCCGCGCTTCATCCCCGGCGTCGAGCCTTATGACACGTCTGGGGAACACCGTATGCGCAATCCTTTCCATGTCTTGCCGCTGATTCACCGCTTCCCGGCGGCGTACGCACCCTTCAATATCCGCACCATCGGCATCCCGGACCTGGGAGCGGGAGATCGCCACTTGGCGCTGCTTGGGCAGCCAGGCAGCGGGCGAAGCGCCGCCCTGGCGGCCATCGCCCTCTGGTCACTCGGTGACCTACAGTTCGAACACGCCGTCGATCCCCTGCAGGCCAGCCTGGAGCAGGAAGAAGCTCGTCTGGAGAAAAAGGTTCGCGATGCGCGGCAGGCCGAACGCAGCCAGATTCAGGCCCGCGCACTGGAGAGAATCGCCCGCGCTCAGGAAGAAGCCCGCGCTACCCTGACCACCAGCGAATCTCGCCCAGACGCGGTAGACCTACGCCGGCTGATGCCCATTCTGGTGCATCTGGGCGATGTCGTCATTGATCCAGCTTCACAGGCGCGCCTTGATCCGGCAGAGCCACTGGTTCAGGCCATGCAGCACAACCTGCGCCGCCTGACCGCCCTCACTACTCCGCGCTATATCTACAACCGTCTGAGCGTCGGCCAGGCCCTGGTGCTACTCGACGGTCTGGATGACTTGCCCGTGGCAGAACAACAGGCCAAACTCGCCTGGCTTGGCCGTTTCCTCAAAGCGTATCCAGACTGCGTTGTTATTGTTGCTGGCCCGGCAACCGGTTTTCACCCCCTGCAGGAGCTGGGGTTGACACCTATCTTCCTCCGGCCCTGGATGAACGCAGACATTCAGCGGTACGCGGAAAAGTGGGCTACAGCCTGGCCGCGCATCGCCAAGGCCCGTCGCCGCGCCATGCCGCCGTTGGACGAGCGGGCGATCCGTATCGTTACTACGAACGCCCGCGCACTTACACCGCTTGATCTGACTGGCCGCATCCTGGCTACCTATCACCAGAACAGCGAGGATGCCGGGAATCTCACGCGCTGGGACTGGTACAATCACCTGGTAACCAGCAATTTCCGCCTGAAGGAATTTGAAAACAATCGTGACCTAGCTGACGCGGTCCTCTACGCTGTGGCATTGCTGGCAGCCCAGATACTGACCAATGGCCCGCTGTCCGTTGAACAATTGCGCAAGGCTGCGGATGAAGCGCTGCGTGCAGCGGGCAAAGCTGAAGGCAGCCCCTCTGCCCGCCCACCACTCGATCCCGAACGCTTCCTCCGCCTGCTTGTAGTGGATTCCGGACTGCTCATTCAGCGTGTAGGCGGCCAGTTCGACTTTGCCCACCCGGTGCTCCGGGCTTTTCTGGCCAGCGTGACGCTGCTCGCGAGCGATAGCCAGCCGGCGCTGCAGGACGTCGTCACTGATCCGGTCTGGCAGACCGCCCTACCGTTCGCTGCCGCCAAGGCGCCTACAGAAGTCATGAACCGCGCCGTGGTCAGGAAGCTTTCGCAGCAACCCGATCTGCTCTTCCAGAATCTGTTTGATCTGGCCTGGTGGATGGCCGACGCACCAGCAGATGCGCCCTGGCGCGGCGAGGTATTCAAGCGCTTTGCCGCTGCGCTAATCACTCCTGCCCAGTTCCCTGTACTGCGTGAATGGACAATGGCTGCCCTGGTGACAACCCGCGACCGCAATGCTACGCTTATCCTGCGTCAGGCGCTGCATTCCCTGGACCCGCAGGTGCGCTGTCTGGGGTGTCTTGGCCTGGGCGCCTTTGGCGATTCCGAGGCCATCCGCGAGCTGCGCCCCATGATGGAGGATGAAGAGCTGGACGTACAGCTGGCGGCTTACCTGGCGCTGGCGGCTATCGGCACCGATCGGGCCATCGAGCTATTGACCGAGGGTCTCTACGATGGGCAGGAAAGCCTGCGACAGGCGATCGCCGAATCGCTGGCTGCTTTCCCGGTGCCCGGTTATGCCCTGCTGCATGAAGCGGTACGGTCCGAGGACATGCTGATGCGCCGCGCAGCCGTCTTTGGTCTGGCGCGCATTAACACACCCTGGGCGCTGACCGACCTGTACGAACGCATGCTGGAAGACGATCAGTGGTACGTGCGCAGTGCAGCCGAGCAGGCGCTTGGGCGCACGGCCATCGTTGGACCGACCGCGGCTACCGCCCACCCTCCGGTAGAAAAACTGGAATGGGTAAACGATTGGGTAGCCGAACAGAGTCAGCAGGCTGCCCCCGGCGAAGATGCACGCCACATGCTTATCACGATGCTCCGGACTGGCGGACAGGGCTACCGCGTTGCCTCAGCACGAACCCTGGGCAAGCTTGGCTACCTGCCTGCTCTCCCGGCGCTGTACCAGATCCTGGCTGATGAAGCCGAACTGATCCGGGCGGCTGGCTACGCAGCTCTGGCGGATCTTGAAGTTCAGCTCGCCAGTCCGCTGCCTGGTGTGTTGTAA
- a CDS encoding tyrosine phenol-lyase — protein MTDRKPQTMGQQFGRRSWAEPWKIKMVEPIHLISREAREQAIRDAGYNTFLLRSEDVYIDLLTDSGTSAMSDRQWAGMMLGDEAYAGSRNFYHLEEAIQMTYGYKYIVPTHQGRGAEHLISQVAIKSGQYVPGNMYFTTTRLHQELAGGIFVDVIIDEAHDPASEHPFKGNVDLAKLQALIEKVGAENIAYLSLAGTVNMAGGQPVSMENVRALRRLCNNYGIRIFLDATRMAENAFFIQEREPGYQGWTIAQILKEFCSYTDGAWMSAKKDNLVNIGGWLAVNDLDIFEKARNLVVVYEGLHTYGGMAGRDMEAVAIGIREMVEDAHIAARVNQVRYLGELLIAWGIPVVRPIGGHAVFLDARAFYDHLPQDKFPAQMLAAQLYLDSGVRAMERGIVSAGRDPKTGNHRYPKLELVRLTIPRRVYTQAHMDVTAEAVMAVYEDRHNIKGLKMVYEPEYLRFFQARFEPLP, from the coding sequence ATGACGGACCGGAAACCGCAGACGATGGGCCAGCAGTTTGGCCGCCGATCCTGGGCTGAGCCATGGAAGATCAAGATGGTCGAGCCGATTCACTTGATCAGCCGCGAGGCCCGCGAGCAAGCTATCCGGGATGCTGGCTACAACACGTTCTTGCTACGCTCTGAGGATGTTTACATCGATTTGTTGACGGACAGCGGCACGAGCGCCATGAGTGACCGGCAATGGGCAGGCATGATGCTGGGCGACGAAGCGTACGCCGGAAGCCGCAACTTCTACCATCTGGAAGAAGCTATCCAGATGACCTACGGCTACAAGTACATCGTGCCAACTCACCAGGGCCGCGGCGCAGAACACCTGATCAGCCAGGTCGCCATCAAGTCCGGTCAGTATGTACCCGGCAACATGTACTTCACCACAACTCGTCTGCATCAGGAACTGGCTGGCGGAATCTTCGTTGACGTTATTATCGATGAAGCTCATGATCCGGCCAGCGAGCACCCTTTCAAAGGTAATGTCGACCTGGCCAAACTACAGGCCCTCATCGAAAAGGTCGGCGCAGAAAACATTGCCTATCTCAGCCTGGCCGGGACCGTCAACATGGCCGGCGGGCAACCGGTCAGCATGGAGAATGTCCGGGCCTTGCGCAGGCTGTGCAATAACTACGGAATCAGAATCTTCCTGGATGCCACCCGCATGGCTGAGAATGCCTTTTTCATCCAGGAACGGGAACCCGGCTACCAGGGCTGGACAATCGCGCAGATTCTCAAGGAATTCTGCAGTTACACCGATGGCGCATGGATGAGCGCCAAGAAAGACAATCTGGTGAATATCGGCGGCTGGCTAGCCGTTAATGATCTGGACATCTTTGAAAAAGCCCGCAACCTGGTAGTCGTCTACGAAGGGCTGCATACCTATGGCGGTATGGCCGGGCGTGACATGGAAGCTGTCGCCATCGGTATTCGCGAGATGGTGGAAGACGCGCACATCGCCGCCCGTGTCAATCAGGTGCGGTACCTGGGCGAACTGCTGATCGCATGGGGCATCCCGGTTGTAAGGCCCATCGGCGGACACGCTGTCTTCCTGGATGCCAGGGCGTTCTATGACCATCTGCCGCAGGACAAATTCCCGGCCCAGATGCTGGCCGCCCAGCTTTACCTGGACTCCGGCGTGCGGGCCATGGAGCGCGGGATCGTCAGCGCCGGGCGCGACCCTAAGACCGGCAACCACCGTTACCCTAAGCTGGAACTGGTGCGCCTGACCATCCCCCGCCGCGTCTACACGCAGGCACACATGGATGTCACCGCGGAAGCGGTCATGGCAGTCTATGAGGATCGACACAACATCAAGGGGCTGAAGATGGTCTACGAGCCGGAGTACTTGCGCTTTTTCCAGGCTCGCTTCGAACCTCTACCCTGA